In Streptomyces violaceusniger Tu 4113, one DNA window encodes the following:
- a CDS encoding DUF3107 domain-containing protein produces the protein MEVKIGVQHAPREITLESGQSAEEVERLVAEALGGKSQVLILEDSHGRKVLIPADRLAYIELGEPSARKVGFGAA, from the coding sequence GTGGAGGTCAAGATCGGCGTGCAGCACGCGCCCCGCGAGATCACTTTGGAGAGCGGGCAGTCTGCCGAGGAGGTCGAGCGCCTGGTGGCCGAGGCGCTCGGCGGCAAGTCTCAGGTGCTGATCCTGGAGGACAGCCACGGCCGTAAGGTCCTGATCCCGGCCGACCGGCTCGCCTACATCGAGCTCGGCGAGCCGAGCGCCCGCAAGGTCGGTTTCGGCGCGGCCTGA
- a CDS encoding TetR/AcrR family transcriptional regulator — protein MTAIEQTEARPRGTRLPRRARRNQLLGAAQEVFVAQGYHAAAMDDIAERAGVSKPVLYQHFPGKLELYLALLDQHCESLLHAVRTALASTTENKQRVAATMEAYFAYVEEEGGAFRLVFESDLTNEPAVRERVDRVSLQCAEAISEVIAEDTGLSRDESMLLAVGLGGISQVVARYWLSSESEVPRETAVQLLTSLAWRGIAGFPLHGAEGGH, from the coding sequence GTGACAGCCATCGAGCAGACCGAGGCGCGCCCACGGGGTACGCGCCTTCCGCGCCGAGCCCGACGTAATCAGCTCCTGGGGGCCGCTCAGGAGGTCTTCGTGGCCCAGGGCTACCACGCGGCCGCGATGGATGACATCGCCGAGCGCGCCGGGGTCAGCAAGCCAGTGCTCTACCAGCACTTCCCGGGCAAGCTGGAGCTCTATCTCGCCCTGCTCGACCAGCACTGCGAGTCCCTGCTGCACGCGGTGCGCACCGCGCTCGCCTCGACCACCGAGAACAAGCAGCGCGTCGCGGCGACCATGGAGGCGTACTTCGCCTACGTCGAGGAGGAAGGCGGCGCCTTCCGGCTCGTCTTCGAGTCCGATCTGACGAACGAGCCCGCGGTGCGCGAGCGCGTGGACCGCGTCTCGCTGCAGTGCGCCGAGGCGATCAGCGAGGTCATCGCCGAGGACACCGGGCTGTCCAGGGACGAATCGATGCTGCTGGCCGTGGGCCTCGGCGGGATCTCCCAGGTGGTCGCGCGCTACTGGCTCTCCAGCGAGAGCGAGGTGCCGCGGGAGACCGCTGTGCAGTTGCTCACCTCGCTGGCCTGGCGCGGTATCGCGGGCTTCCCGCTGCACGGGGCCGAAGGCGGGCACTGA
- a CDS encoding ferritin-like fold-containing protein, translating to MRSMETPDTPETPAAPAGDRAGDHAASGEGSGEKAPAPTGIAAQNWDTAAADPQYRAAVVDLLGALAYGELAAFERLADDAKLAPTLEDKAELAKMASAEFHHFERLRGRLSAVGEEPTAAMEPFAAALDGFHRQTAPSDWLEGLVKAYVGDSIASDFYREVAARLDSDTRDLVLQVLDDTGHASFAIEKVRAAIEADPRVGGRLALWARRLMGEALSQAQRVVADRDALSTMLVGGLAGGFDLAEVGRMFSRITEAHTKRMAALGLAA from the coding sequence GTGCGCTCCATGGAGACGCCTGACACGCCTGAGACGCCCGCCGCGCCCGCCGGAGACCGCGCCGGGGACCACGCAGCTTCGGGGGAGGGCAGCGGGGAGAAGGCCCCGGCGCCCACCGGGATCGCCGCCCAGAACTGGGACACGGCGGCCGCCGATCCGCAGTACCGGGCCGCCGTGGTGGATCTGCTCGGCGCCCTCGCCTACGGCGAGCTGGCCGCCTTCGAACGGCTGGCGGACGACGCCAAGCTGGCGCCCACCCTTGAGGACAAGGCGGAGCTGGCGAAGATGGCGTCCGCCGAGTTCCACCACTTCGAGCGGCTTCGGGGCCGGCTCTCGGCGGTCGGCGAGGAGCCGACGGCGGCGATGGAGCCGTTCGCGGCGGCCCTGGACGGGTTCCACCGCCAGACCGCGCCGTCCGACTGGCTGGAGGGCCTGGTCAAGGCGTATGTGGGCGACTCGATCGCCAGTGACTTCTACCGCGAGGTCGCGGCCCGGCTGGACTCCGACACCCGCGATCTGGTGCTCCAGGTGCTCGACGACACCGGGCACGCGTCGTTCGCGATCGAGAAGGTGCGTGCCGCGATCGAGGCCGATCCGCGGGTCGGCGGGCGGCTGGCACTGTGGGCGCGGCGGCTGATGGGCGAGGCGCTGTCGCAGGCCCAGCGGGTGGTCGCGGACCGTGACGCGCTCTCCACGATGCTGGTCGGCGGGTTGGCGGGCGGCTTCGACCTGGCGGAGGTGGGCCGGATGTTCTCACGGATCACCGAGGCCCACACCAAGCGGATGGCCGCCCTGGGGCTCGCCGCCTAA